A genome region from Erigeron canadensis isolate Cc75 chromosome 3, C_canadensis_v1, whole genome shotgun sequence includes the following:
- the LOC122591497 gene encoding uncharacterized protein LOC122591497 encodes MDLILAGEKRFLQLHELDEMRLQAYDNSMLYKERTKAWHDSKIKRKRFKTGDKVFLFQSKYKLKAPKLKSKWTGPYEVRKSFSSGYVELIGPTNNFTVNGHHLKHYHEEDEENAEVFEIGFYAINK; translated from the coding sequence atggatctAATCTTGGCTGGTGAGAAAAGGTTTTTGCAGTTGCACGAGTTAGATGAAATGAGGTTGCAAGCTTATGACAACTCCATGCTATACAAGGAGCGCACGAAAGCTTGGCATGACAGTAAGATCaaaaggaagagattcaaaactGGTGACAAGGTGTTTTTGTTCCAATCTAAGTACAAGCTTAAGGCACCAAAGCTCAAATCAAAATGGACAGGTCCTTATGAGGTTAGGAAGAGTTTCTCATCCGGTTATGTGGAGTTGATTGGTCCAACAAACAATTTTACTGTAAATGGACACCATTTGAAGCATTaccatgaagaagatgaagagaatGCGGAGGTGTTCGAGATTGGCTTCTATGCCATCAACAAATGA